The Streptomyces sp. NBC_01275 genome has a segment encoding these proteins:
- a CDS encoding S8 family serine peptidase: MNTERALPEESSGQIPGEVLIELAPWLAGMVNPFIPDPSGSASPVTTLGDPEIDSVLGEIGVWSITRLFFRGPPKWDGARFKSDPDEDHVSYRLRFDPEVPVDEAVARLLDTKGKRIELATSNDWYVSLAVDRSAHETFPTQWNLEAIDCPRAWRRTYGEPHVVVAVIDSGVDFNHADLQSNLLQGKNCVDFTGKQYPAGRELIGNYLRASDRPDDEVGHGTHVAGTISCECSHLGGVTGMTRRCRILPVRVLATAYEPVRREYETVGNMANLAAGIRWSVDCGGASILNMSLGRAKNNEFVLRAIHHAQDRGKILVAAAGNEGHAKNRKMYPAGYSGVIAVGATDLDNQRAYFSNSGDHIVVCAPGVGISSTHLSNGHDTHSGTSFAAPHVSGLAALMISIAPDLTAEEVSTIIRETATPLRQDQADPHPNQNFGWGLINAEAALSRVMEHGSVSGGHS, encoded by the coding sequence ATGAACACAGAACGCGCGCTTCCGGAAGAGAGCTCCGGGCAAATACCTGGGGAAGTACTCATCGAGCTGGCTCCCTGGCTGGCGGGCATGGTTAATCCCTTCATTCCGGATCCTTCCGGCTCTGCGTCTCCCGTGACAACCCTAGGCGACCCAGAGATAGACAGCGTTCTGGGTGAGATAGGCGTGTGGTCGATCACGCGCTTGTTCTTCAGGGGGCCGCCTAAGTGGGATGGGGCCAGGTTTAAATCCGACCCTGATGAGGATCACGTTAGCTATAGACTGCGGTTCGATCCGGAAGTGCCTGTCGACGAGGCGGTAGCGCGCTTGCTAGATACGAAAGGCAAGCGCATTGAGTTGGCTACGTCGAATGACTGGTATGTGAGCCTGGCTGTGGACCGGTCAGCACATGAAACTTTCCCAACCCAGTGGAACCTAGAGGCAATTGACTGCCCGAGAGCGTGGAGGCGCACTTACGGTGAACCTCACGTCGTGGTTGCTGTTATCGACTCAGGTGTCGACTTCAACCATGCAGACCTGCAATCCAACCTGCTGCAGGGTAAGAACTGTGTGGACTTCACGGGGAAGCAGTATCCAGCAGGTAGAGAGCTTATAGGCAACTACCTGCGGGCCAGTGATCGTCCAGATGACGAAGTCGGGCACGGTACGCATGTCGCTGGCACGATCTCTTGCGAATGTAGCCATCTTGGTGGGGTGACGGGGATGACGCGACGCTGTCGGATACTGCCGGTACGCGTCCTCGCCACGGCATACGAGCCAGTCAGGCGTGAATATGAAACCGTCGGCAACATGGCTAACCTGGCAGCAGGAATTCGATGGTCAGTGGACTGCGGCGGGGCCAGCATTTTGAATATGAGCTTGGGTAGGGCGAAGAACAACGAATTCGTACTCCGGGCCATCCATCACGCTCAAGACCGCGGAAAGATTCTGGTCGCTGCTGCTGGAAACGAAGGTCACGCGAAGAATAGGAAGATGTATCCAGCGGGATACTCTGGAGTTATTGCCGTCGGTGCGACTGACCTTGATAATCAGCGTGCCTACTTCTCGAACAGTGGAGACCACATCGTTGTGTGTGCTCCAGGTGTGGGAATTAGTTCCACGCATCTCAGTAATGGGCATGACACGCACAGTGGAACTAGTTTTGCGGCCCCTCACGTGAGCGGTCTTGCTGCCCTGATGATCTCCATTGCGCCCGACTTGACGGCGGAGGAAGTCTCGACAATCATCCGAGAGACGGCTACGCCATTGCGTCAAGACCAGGCAGACCCCCATCCGAATCAAAATTTCGGCTGGGGGCTGATCAATGCTGAAGCGGCCCTGTCCCGAGTGATGGAGCACGGAAGCGTATCTGGCGGGCACTCGTGA
- the rlmN gene encoding 23S rRNA (adenine(2503)-C(2))-methyltransferase RlmN gives MPKPGELTFVAPRGAKKPPRHLADLSPAERKEVVAEIGEKPFRAKQLSQHYFARYAHDPAEWTDIPAGSREKLREALLPDLMSVVRHLSTDEGTTRKTLWRLFDGTLVESVLMRYPDRVTMCISSQAGCGMNCPFCATGQAGLDRNLSTAEIVHQIVDGMRALRDGEVPGGPARLSNIVFMGMGEPLANYKRVVGAVRALTDPAPDGLGLSQRGITVSTVGLVPAIHRFADEGFKCRLAISLHAPDDELRDTLVPVNTRWKVREVLDAGLEYAARSGRRLSIEYALIRDINDQAWRGDRLGRLLKGKPVHVNLIPLNPTPGSKWTASRPEDEKAFVQAIAAHGVPVTVRDTRGQEIDGACGQLAATER, from the coding sequence ATGCCTAAGCCCGGAGAACTCACTTTCGTCGCCCCCCGCGGAGCCAAGAAGCCGCCGCGGCACCTCGCCGACCTCTCGCCCGCCGAGCGGAAGGAGGTCGTGGCGGAGATCGGTGAGAAGCCGTTTCGTGCCAAGCAGTTGTCGCAGCACTACTTCGCGCGCTACGCCCACGACCCGGCGGAGTGGACCGACATCCCCGCCGGATCGCGCGAGAAGCTGCGCGAGGCGCTGCTGCCGGACCTGATGTCCGTCGTCCGGCATCTGTCGACCGACGAGGGCACCACCCGCAAGACGCTGTGGCGGCTGTTCGACGGCACGCTCGTGGAGTCGGTGCTCATGCGTTACCCGGACCGGGTGACGATGTGCATCAGCTCGCAGGCCGGCTGCGGGATGAACTGCCCGTTCTGCGCGACCGGGCAGGCCGGTCTGGACCGGAACCTGTCGACCGCCGAGATCGTGCACCAGATCGTGGACGGGATGCGGGCGCTGCGCGACGGCGAGGTCCCGGGCGGTCCCGCGCGGCTGTCCAACATCGTCTTCATGGGCATGGGCGAGCCCCTCGCCAACTACAAGCGGGTCGTCGGCGCCGTCCGGGCGCTCACCGACCCGGCACCGGACGGGCTCGGGCTGTCGCAGCGGGGCATCACCGTGTCGACGGTCGGGCTGGTGCCCGCCATCCACCGGTTCGCCGACGAGGGCTTCAAGTGCCGGCTCGCGATCTCCCTGCACGCCCCTGACGACGAGCTGCGCGACACCCTCGTCCCCGTGAACACGCGGTGGAAGGTGCGCGAGGTGCTCGACGCCGGCCTCGAGTACGCGGCGAGGTCCGGGCGCCGGCTCTCCATCGAGTACGCGCTGATCCGGGACATCAACGACCAGGCGTGGCGTGGCGACCGGCTCGGCCGGCTGCTCAAGGGCAAGCCGGTGCACGTCAACCTGATCCCGCTCAACCCGACCCCGGGCTCGAAGTGGACGGCCTCCCGGCCCGAGGACGAGAAGGCGTTCGTCCAGGCCATCGCGGCGCACGGGGTGCCGGTCACCGTCCGGGACACCCGAGGCCAGGAGATCGACGGGGCCTGTGGACAGCTGGCGGCCACCGAGAGGTAA